One genomic window of Streptomyces sp. NBC_01276 includes the following:
- a CDS encoding GTP-binding protein — MNSRQPAPPARTVPVVVLSGFLGSGKTTVLNHLLAHRAGTRIGVVVNDFGSIEIDAMSVAGQVGDSMVSLGGGCLCCAVDGSELDAYLEKLAAPVHRIDVIVIEASGLAEPQEMVRMLVANENPAVRYGGLVQVVDAAEFDATRAAHPETDRHLAVADLVVLNKTDRVDAAERARVERELAALCAPGIPVVAAEHGRIDPELLFDRRPWSRTRGQLSFEDLLTEAAEHEHTDGQDHHGHLHAAYEAVEFTSHEALSPRRLIDFLDRRPSGLYRIKGFVWFGVPGHQERYEVHSVGRFLRFAPGPWGRGEPRRTQLVLIGSALDGPGLLHELADCEEEDPRNTPPESMWGVLRYVDRAADATDADATAGDAGPEGDAATGE; from the coding sequence GTGAACAGCAGGCAGCCCGCTCCCCCCGCCCGGACCGTTCCGGTCGTCGTCCTCTCCGGATTCCTCGGTTCCGGCAAGACCACGGTGCTCAACCACTTGCTCGCCCACCGTGCGGGGACCCGGATCGGGGTCGTCGTCAACGACTTCGGGTCGATCGAGATCGACGCGATGTCCGTGGCCGGGCAGGTCGGCGACTCGATGGTCTCGCTCGGCGGCGGCTGCCTGTGCTGCGCGGTCGACGGCAGCGAACTGGACGCGTACCTGGAGAAGCTCGCCGCACCCGTCCACCGGATCGACGTGATCGTCATCGAGGCCAGCGGACTCGCCGAGCCGCAGGAGATGGTCCGGATGCTCGTGGCCAACGAGAATCCGGCCGTCCGCTACGGCGGCCTGGTGCAGGTCGTCGACGCGGCCGAGTTCGACGCGACCCGGGCCGCGCACCCCGAGACCGACCGCCACCTGGCCGTCGCCGACCTCGTGGTGCTGAACAAGACCGACCGCGTGGACGCCGCCGAACGGGCCCGCGTCGAGCGGGAACTCGCCGCGCTCTGCGCCCCGGGCATCCCCGTGGTCGCTGCCGAACACGGGCGGATCGACCCGGAGCTGCTCTTCGACCGCCGGCCCTGGTCGCGGACCCGGGGGCAGCTGTCCTTCGAGGACCTGCTCACGGAGGCCGCGGAACACGAGCACACCGACGGGCAGGACCACCACGGCCACCTGCACGCGGCCTACGAGGCGGTCGAGTTCACCTCGCACGAGGCGCTCTCCCCGCGCCGCCTCATCGACTTCCTCGACCGCCGCCCGTCCGGCCTCTACCGGATCAAGGGCTTCGTCTGGTTCGGCGTCCCCGGCCACCAGGAGCGTTACGAGGTCCACTCGGTCGGCCGCTTCCTGCGCTTCGCCCCCGGCCCCTGGGGGCGGGGGGAGCCGCGCCGGACGCAGCTCGTCCTGATCGGCTCCGCCCTCGACGGCCCCGGGCTGCTGCACGAGCTGGCCGACTGCGAGGAGGAGGACCCGCGGAACACTCCGCCGGAGAGCATGTGGGGCGTGCTGCGGTACGTGGACCGGGCCGCGGACGCGACGGACGCGGACGCGACGGCCGGGGACGCCGGACCGGAAGGGGACGCCGCAACCGGCGAGTGA
- a CDS encoding citrate synthase/methylcitrate synthase, whose protein sequence is MNTTVEVPRGLAGVVVTETQLGDVRGLEGFYHYRQYSAVELAESRTFEDVWHLMFRGALPADRAGRDAFAAEIAPLRHLPADVRDALPALARATAASGPLAGLRTALSLLGATAGFRPVYDLTPEARAADALAACAAVPTLLTALHRLGRGLEPVEPRDDLPYAANHLWMLTGEEPDPVRARAVERYLVSTVDHGFNASTFTARVIASTGADVAACLTGAIGALSGPLHGGAPSRALDTLDAIGTVERIGPWIRERVLAGDRIMGFGHPVYRTEDPRSRMLRGIARDFGGPLVDFAVEVERQVEEILAELKPGRELHTNVEFYAGVVMELCGLPREMFTPTFCAARVVGWSANILEQAADPKIIRPAARYAGPTPPRPVPPLG, encoded by the coding sequence ATGAACACCACCGTCGAAGTACCCCGCGGTCTCGCGGGAGTCGTGGTCACCGAGACCCAGCTCGGTGACGTCCGGGGCCTGGAAGGCTTCTACCACTACCGCCAGTACTCGGCCGTCGAGCTCGCCGAGAGCCGCACCTTCGAGGACGTCTGGCACCTGATGTTCCGCGGTGCGCTGCCCGCCGACCGTGCCGGGCGGGACGCCTTCGCCGCCGAGATCGCGCCACTGCGCCACCTGCCCGCCGACGTGCGGGACGCCCTGCCCGCCCTCGCCCGCGCCACCGCCGCCTCCGGGCCGCTCGCCGGGCTGCGCACCGCCCTCTCGCTGCTCGGCGCCACCGCCGGCTTCCGCCCGGTCTACGACCTCACCCCCGAGGCCCGCGCCGCCGACGCGCTCGCCGCCTGCGCCGCCGTGCCGACGCTGCTCACGGCTCTGCACCGGCTGGGCCGCGGCCTGGAGCCCGTGGAGCCGCGCGACGACCTCCCGTACGCCGCCAATCACCTCTGGATGCTGACCGGCGAGGAGCCCGACCCGGTCCGGGCCCGCGCCGTCGAGCGGTACCTCGTCTCGACGGTCGACCACGGCTTCAACGCCTCCACCTTCACCGCCCGCGTGATCGCCTCCACCGGCGCGGACGTCGCGGCCTGTCTGACCGGTGCGATCGGCGCGCTCTCCGGACCGCTCCACGGGGGCGCGCCCAGCCGGGCCCTGGACACCCTCGACGCCATCGGCACGGTGGAGCGGATCGGGCCGTGGATCCGGGAGCGGGTGCTCGCCGGGGACCGGATCATGGGCTTCGGGCACCCCGTCTACCGCACCGAGGACCCGCGCTCCCGGATGCTGCGGGGCATCGCGCGGGACTTCGGCGGGCCGCTCGTGGACTTCGCCGTGGAGGTCGAGCGGCAGGTGGAGGAGATCCTCGCCGAACTCAAGCCGGGCCGCGAGCTGCACACCAACGTCGAATTCTACGCGGGCGTGGTCATGGAGCTGTGCGGGCTGCCGCGCGAGATGTTCACCCCCACCTTCTGCGCGGCCCGGGTGGTCGGCTGGAGTGCGAACATCCTCGAACAGGCCGCCGACCCGAAGATCATCCGGCCGGCCGCGCGCTACGCCGGCCCGACCCCGCCCCGGCCGGTCCCCCCGCTGGGCTGA
- a CDS encoding restriction endonuclease, with amino-acid sequence MSRRSSGLIGVWAEAQRQQQRTQLIQQREAERRQRAYERDVARDRREQQAAYRQHREAEARRRTEQLEAEVAALQGLLATGCRAPAFRMASLIRDERLEAFAPGTLAHPVPMPQLHQFQQQSSGWTLGSGRRAQAEREAHDRYTQAWQAAHAAEQERLRQLAAYRQQYDRWAAEQLAGIRRHNGGLTELADALRAGDPEAAVEYFSAALYASTAWPEELPRQVSAAYDPAARQLVLDWELPRYEAVPETKSVRYVAGTDQDKETARPATQRRALYRDLLAQCVLLVLREVYAADEFGALESVAVNGFVDDHDPVTGREAQLVLTTVQVPHSAFSGLRLEQVSAVDCLTDGLRGQLSARPDQLTAVRAGRRPGEVGGAGGVVSHGGHADGEEEPDLFVMDPIAFENLVAELFRAMGMEAVTTQRSGDGGVDVEALDPAPIRGGRIVVQVKRYRNTVPPTAVRDLYGTVQDKGANKGVLVTTASFGPGSYTFANGKPLELVPGAELVELLHRYGLRGRLGGSTGEAAVPAQRATRPAAGAAARRSDPAADTVPALPLEPPPVAADRNVLGMYWSGRVALDVCALVCEGGRVLSEDHFVFFNNPQTPDGSVRSRPHTAPDKAAVEVGFDALPQRADRLVLVAAIDPEADPDADLAGFTDARIRLLDAAGGEIDQLEVSDGRAGETALVLGSFRRRPNGDWKFVIGGKGYRGGLEDLLREYGVEVA; translated from the coding sequence ATGAGTCGTCGGTCGAGCGGATTGATCGGGGTCTGGGCGGAGGCCCAGCGGCAGCAGCAGCGGACGCAGTTGATCCAGCAGCGTGAGGCCGAGCGCCGGCAGCGGGCCTACGAGCGGGACGTCGCCCGGGACCGGCGGGAGCAGCAGGCCGCCTACAGACAGCACCGGGAGGCCGAGGCCCGGCGGCGCACCGAGCAGCTCGAAGCCGAGGTCGCCGCCCTGCAGGGGCTGCTGGCCACCGGCTGCCGGGCACCGGCCTTCCGGATGGCCTCCCTGATCCGCGACGAGCGGCTCGAAGCCTTCGCCCCCGGCACCCTCGCCCACCCGGTGCCGATGCCCCAGCTCCACCAGTTCCAGCAGCAGAGCAGCGGCTGGACCCTCGGCTCGGGACGTCGCGCCCAGGCCGAGCGGGAGGCCCACGACCGGTACACGCAGGCATGGCAGGCCGCGCACGCAGCGGAGCAGGAGCGGCTGCGGCAGCTGGCCGCGTACCGGCAGCAGTACGACCGGTGGGCGGCGGAGCAGCTCGCCGGGATCCGCCGCCACAACGGCGGTCTCACCGAACTGGCCGACGCGCTGCGCGCGGGAGATCCCGAGGCGGCGGTGGAGTACTTCTCGGCGGCGCTGTACGCCTCCACGGCCTGGCCCGAGGAGCTGCCCCGCCAGGTCTCGGCGGCGTACGACCCGGCGGCGCGGCAGCTCGTGCTGGACTGGGAGCTGCCCCGGTACGAGGCCGTGCCGGAGACGAAGTCCGTGCGGTACGTGGCGGGCACGGACCAGGACAAGGAGACCGCCCGGCCGGCGACCCAGCGCCGGGCGCTCTACCGGGACCTGCTGGCCCAGTGCGTGTTGCTGGTGCTGCGCGAGGTGTACGCGGCGGACGAGTTCGGGGCGCTGGAGTCGGTGGCCGTCAACGGGTTCGTGGACGACCACGATCCGGTGACCGGCCGGGAGGCACAGCTCGTCCTGACGACCGTGCAGGTCCCGCACTCCGCCTTCTCCGGGCTGCGGCTGGAGCAGGTGAGCGCCGTGGACTGTCTGACGGACGGCCTGCGCGGGCAGTTGTCGGCGCGGCCGGACCAGCTGACGGCCGTACGGGCGGGCCGCAGGCCGGGCGAGGTCGGCGGCGCCGGCGGGGTCGTCAGCCACGGCGGGCACGCGGACGGCGAGGAGGAGCCCGACCTCTTCGTGATGGACCCGATCGCCTTCGAGAACCTGGTGGCGGAGCTGTTCCGGGCGATGGGCATGGAGGCGGTGACCACGCAGCGGTCGGGCGACGGCGGTGTGGACGTCGAGGCGCTGGACCCGGCCCCGATCCGGGGCGGGCGGATCGTGGTGCAGGTCAAGCGCTACCGGAACACGGTGCCGCCGACGGCCGTGCGTGATCTGTACGGCACGGTCCAGGACAAAGGGGCGAACAAGGGGGTGCTGGTCACCACCGCGTCCTTCGGGCCCGGGTCGTACACCTTTGCCAACGGCAAGCCGCTGGAGTTGGTTCCCGGGGCCGAACTGGTCGAGCTGCTGCACCGGTACGGACTGCGGGGGCGACTGGGCGGGAGCACCGGGGAGGCCGCCGTACCGGCCCAGCGGGCGACCCGGCCGGCCGCGGGGGCGGCTGCGCGGAGGTCGGATCCGGCCGCCGACACCGTCCCGGCCCTGCCCCTGGAACCGCCGCCCGTCGCGGCCGACCGCAACGTGCTGGGGATGTACTGGTCGGGCCGGGTCGCGCTGGACGTGTGCGCGCTGGTCTGCGAGGGCGGCCGGGTGCTGAGCGAGGACCACTTCGTGTTCTTCAACAACCCGCAGACCCCGGACGGTTCGGTGCGTTCCCGTCCGCACACGGCGCCCGACAAGGCCGCCGTCGAGGTCGGCTTCGACGCCCTGCCGCAGCGCGCCGACCGCCTGGTGCTGGTCGCCGCGATCGACCCGGAGGCCGATCCGGACGCGGACCTGGCGGGGTTCACCGACGCCCGGATCCGGCTGCTGGACGCGGCCGGAGGGGAGATCGACCAGCTGGAGGTCTCGGACGGCAGGGCGGGCGAGACGGCCCTGGTCCTGGGCTCCTTCCGGCGCCGCCCGAACGGCGACTGGAAGTTCGTGATCGGCGGCAAGGGCTACCGCGGCGGTCTGGAGGACCTGTTGCGGGAGTACGGGGTCGAGGTGGCGTGA